The Streptomyces cyaneogriseus subsp. noncyanogenus region GCCAGCCGGCGCAGGACGACGACGCCGACGCCGGAGCCGGCCCCGGTGCCGGAGGAGCGGATGTCGAAGGCCCGGCAGTAGCCGTCCTCGGACAGCACGCCGCCCGGCTGGTAGCGGTACCCGGCGGGCGGGTGAGCCAGTCCGGTGCCGCCGGCCATCGCGATGTCGCACTCCTCGGCGAGCAGGCTGATCACCGCGTAGTGCACGGCGGTCAGCGACGAGGAGCAGGCGGTCTGCACGGCCACCGACGGGCCGCGCAGTCCGAGTTTGTAGGCGACGCGCGCGGCCATGAAGTCCGCGGATCCGCCGAGTTGCAAGGTCAGGTCGCCCAGTGCGGCGGCGCCTTCGGCGCGGGCCCGGGCGTACTGCAGCATGGCGGCGTAGGAGCTGTGGCTGGTCCCGGCGAACACGCCGATGCGGGGGCCGGTCTCGTCGTGGGGCGGATGACCGGACCGCTCCAGGGCCTCCCAGCAGACCTCCAGGAACAACCGCTGCTGGGGATCGATGAGTTCGGCTTCCACCGGGGGGTAGCCGAAGAACTCGGCGGCGAACTGCTCGGCGTCGGGCAGCGTCCCGGCGCGCGCGACGAAGTCGGCGGCGGCCGACGTCTCGGGGTCCACCCCGGCGCGGCGCAACTCCTCCTCAGGGATGTCCCGGATCGAGACCCGGCCCTTGTCCAGGTTGTCCCAGAACTCCTGCGGGGTCACGGCGTCCGGGAAGCGGCAGCCGACGCCCACCACCGCGATGGCGGTCTCGGTGTTCATCGGGCGGCGGATCCTTCCGGCTGCGCCTCGGGGCGGGCGGGCGCGCCGTCGCCGCGGCCCCGGCGGCCCGCACCGAGCAGCTTCCCCCGGCCGGGGGCCGCGGGCGGCGCCGGGCGGCTGTCGGGCTCGTAGCCGGGGTCGAGCAGCTTGGCCTGCATCAGGACGGTGTCATGGCGGAAGAGTTCGGCGACGTCCAGCTCCCGGCCGGTGAGATCGGCGAGTTCGTCGGCGAGCATGACCAGCAGCATCGAGGTGCCGCCCGCGTCGAAGAAACCGGTGTCCAGGGGTGCCGTGTCGATGCACAGCACGTTCTCCCACGCTTGGCGCACGAGCCGGACGGGGTCGGGGACGGGCTCGGGCTCGGGGGAGGCCCCCGGTGCGGTGAGGGGCTGCCGGTCGGGTATGACTCCGCCGTCGGGGTCGGCTGCGTTGTTCGGCATCAGGGCCTCCGGGAAGGGAACGGGGTCGACATGCGGGGCCGCTCAGCCACGGCCGGCGCTTCGCGCCTGCCGCGCGGCGTCGAAGAGCCGCTTGGTCTCGGCCAGTGACCTGGCGACCTTGTCGTAGGCGTTCTCCGGGTCGGTGAAGGGGCCCACCTCCACGCCGATCCACTCGGCTTCCACGGTGAGGAGCTGCTCGGTGAAAGCCGGCAGGTCGGCCACGCCGTCGCCCGGCGGGAGGTGCTCGTGGTACTTGCCGTTGGAGTCGGAGAAGTCGACGCTGTTCACCCGCTGGGGCAGCCGGCCGACCTCGGCGGCGGGCACGCCCTGCACCACCAGGTGCGAGACGTCGATGTTGGCCTTGAGGTCCGGCGAGGCCACGTCGTCCAGCAACCGCACCAGCGCGTCCACATCGGGGACGAAGGCGCTGTCCAGCGGCTCGGGCTTGACGCTGAGCTGGATGCCACGGGATCGCGCGTGGTCGGCGAGACGGCGCAGCGAGTCCACCAGGATCTGCCACTGCGCCTCCTCCGGCCACATGCTGCGCCAGATCCATTCGCCGAGCAGCATCTTCATCACATGGCCGCCCAGTTCCCGGGTGAGGTCGATGTGGGCCTCGGTCCGGGAGAGGTTGAACTCCCTGACGACGTCGCGGTGGTCGCTCAGCCCGAAGGCGTGGCAGGCCGTGAGGCAGATGGGCAGGCCCACCGCGTCCGCGTCGTCGCGCAGTTGGAGCAGTCGTTCGGGTTTGAGGTCCATCGCCTCTTCGACGATGCACAGCCATTCGGCTCCGGATGAGGCGGCGGCGCGCCAGGCGTCGCGTCCCTGATACGTGGAGCCGTAGAAGGCCTGGTCCACCAGGAGGCCAAGTCGGTGTCGCTCGGTCATGGCTTCACTCCGCTCGTTGCTCGATGCAGTCCTGGCGTCCGCCGAACTCCCGTCCGTGGGTTTTCCGCCGGACTCCCGTCCGTGGATTTACCGTCCACGGATTTCCGGGCCCGGAGAATTCGAGCGTGCGAAGGCCGCTCTGGAGTGGCAGACAATGTCTACTCCGCGCCCACGCAAAGAGGCAGTGCGTCGCTCGACGCTTCACCGGCGGCTCGTAAGCCAGACCCGTTCGTCATGTGTGGTTTTCAGTGACTGGCAGCGCTGAGAGTCAGGTGCGGCAGGCAGGGGCGCGCGACCCTGGATGGATGATTTCCGTGGAATCGGCCGGGCAGGCCGCGACGGCCGGCTCCGGCCCGTCGAGCGGGGGCGGTCGACGCCGCTCCCGCCTCTTCGTCACTTGCGAACACGCTCAGTTCCCCCGCAGAACGTCGAGTTGACGCATCGCCATGTCGTGATCGAACACTTGGATGCTAGCACGATGGCCCGTGCGGGGGCCGCTGGTCAGCGATCTGCCGGTGCGGATCACATGCTCGGCCCGCCCGGCGGATCGCTCCGCCGGGCGGGCGGCACGCCGTCTCGAGCGGCCTCACGAGCGCCCGTACCGCGAGCCGGTCGAACGCCGGTGAGGACGGCCGCCGCAGGCTCGGGAACGCCGTCGCCGGGCCGGTGCCGGCGGGGAGGAGGAGCGGGCGCGGGCGGCTTTTCCGGTGGCCCGGGAACGGGCGCCGGGTGGAGCCCGGCCGGGAGGCGGAGATCGAAAGATTGAACATGAAATCGTCGTCTGGTGCCCCTTGTCCCGTTGCTTTGTCACGGTGAACGCAACGCCGGATTCAGTGATAGCGGATGAATACACGAGCGATCGGTCGATCCGCTCCATTGACGGCCTGTCGGATTTCATGTGAACTCTGCGCGGTTCTGCGGGAACACACGGATTGCCGACCGTAGACGCGACCTCGGCTCCGGCACGAATGGATCCGGCCGCGGCCCGGGCTCCACGACGCCCGGCCCGGGCCCGGGCGAGCGGCCGGCCTCACCGTGCCGCCGATCACCCACCGGCGGGTGCGCTCGGGGGGCTGCCGCCGTCAGCCGATGAGGGCCTGGGTGATCTGCCGCGTGGTCTGCGCGGCGAACCGGGGGTCGACGGCGGCGTAGGCGGTATAGGCGTTCAGACGGCGCTGAGGCGGCCGTCGGGACGGCCAGGGGAAGGCGCGGGGCGAGTCGGGGCAGCCACTCGAACTCCTTCCGGGCCTGCCCGACGGCTCCGGCGTGGCGGGGCAGCCGGACCGACAGCTCCTCGCCCAGCCGGTAGATCGCATGATCGGAGCCGGCCGGGCGGAGAGGCACCAGGGGCAGCCCCGCCCACTGCGGGAACCGAGTGTCGACCAGGCGCCTGACCGGTTCCCCGTCGATCCGGGGCGGGCGTCCGTGGTGCTCGCGGTTGCCAAGAGCATCTCCTGGGGCCGGCTCGCTCCGTGCGACGGGCAGTCGGAGCCATCACAGTGGCTCGCGGCTTGGCCGTCGACCGAATTTCTCGACACACGGCGCCCTCGTCCACGCATGGCCGGCATGCCGCCGTCACGGCCACCGGGGTGCGGTCCGGTGACATGGCGCGGGCGCGTTGCCCGGGACCGCGGGCGGGGCCGGGTGATCGACCGCGCGGTTCGCCCGTCGCAGGGTGCCACGAGCAGCGCGCCGTGTCGCGTCAACAGGCGTACGGCGGGTACTCGCGCCAGAGCGGAACCGTGTCCGTGCAGGGAGGGAACACAGTGGACGAATCGTCGGTGCGAGCGGTGGGCTGGGCGCGCTCGCTGCCCATGAACACCGGGCCCAAGGCGGCGCGCGACTGGGCGCGCGAACATCTGGAGACGCTGGAGTGGACCCGGGACACCCCGCAGACGGTCAACGATGTACTGCTGACCGTGTCCGAGCTGGTCACCAACGCCCATGTGCACGCCCACTCCACCGCCCGGCTCGTGCTGACCTGGGACGGCCAGTGTCTGCACGTCGCCGTGCACGACGACGACACCACGCTGCCCACTCCTCGCGAACCCAGCCACGACCGCCCCGGCGGGCGGGGCATGTTCCTGGTCGACGCCCTGGCCGACGACTGGGAGGCCCGTTCCTGCCCCACCGGCAAGTCGGTCACCGCCTGCTTCCGTCCACCGGAGGCGGCCGGCGACACCCGCTGACCCGTCCGGCGGGCCGGGAGGCGGCGGGCACGCCGGGCGAGCGGGGACCCGGCCGGCACCGGCCGAAGTCGCGAGGCCGTCCACGGCAGCCGGAAGACGCACGTCTCACCTGCGAAAAGCCGGGTATTCGCGGGAGCGGACCACCGTAGCCCAAAGTGAGGAGAGCCGCTGTGTCGTCCACCGACGTCGTCGAACTCATCCTTCAGGACCACCGCCGCATGGAAGACCTCTTCCGCACCATGCGCAACATCGAAGCCGACCGGGCCGCCGCTCTGGAAGAGTTCGCGGACCTTCTCATCGCCCACGCATCGGCGGAGGAGGACAAGGTCTACCCCGCTCTGCGGCGCTACAAGAACGTGGACGGCGACGACGTGGACCACAGCGTCCACGAGCACCATGAGGCCAACGCGGCGCTGCTCGCCCTGCTGGAAGTGGAGGACACGGCTTCCGAAGAGTGGGAGGAGAAGCTGGAAGAACTCGTCACAGCGGTCAATCACCACGCGGACGAGGAGGAGCGGACCCTTCTCAACGACGCCCGCGAGAACGTCGGCGACGACCGCCGCGCCGAGTTGGGCCGGGCTTTCCGCGAGGCACGTGCGCAGTACCTGAAGGCGGACTGCGGCAGCATCGAGAACGTGCGCAAGCTGGTGGCCGCCGCCGACGACTGATCTCGTGCGGCGTCGGCGGCGGCCATGGGGAACCGTCCGGATCAGCGGTCCTTGGCGAGAGCCACGAGTTCGGCGAAGAGCCCGCCGGCGTTCACGAGGTCGTCGTACGGACCCTGTTCCACGATCCGGCCGTGCCGCATCACCACGATCCTGTCCGCGAGACGGGTGTTCTCCAGTTGATGGGTGACCACGATGGTCATCCGAGTGGCTGCGATCCGCTTGATCTCCAGGAAGATCTGGTGCTCGCCGCGGGGGTCCATCTGAGAGGTCGGCTCGTCCAGGATGAGCAGGGGCGTGCGCCGGTACAGCGCGCGCCCGCAGGCCAGGCGCTGCCACTGGCCGCCGGACAGCTCCGCGCCACCGAAGAGTTCCCGTGCCAGGAGCGTGTCGAGCCGGTGGGGCAGTTTCTCGATGGCCTCGCGCATGCCGACGGCGTCGACGGCGGCCCACACGGGGCCGTCGTCGAAGGTGCGGGGCTGGCCGAGGGTGATGTTCTCCCGTGCGCGCAGCGGCCAGCAGGCGAAGTTCTGCGGGACCAGCGCGGTGCGCTTCCACACCGATGCGGCGTCGGCGTCGGCGAGGTCGGTGCCGTCCCACAGCACGCGGCCCTTGTCGGCGAGCAGAATGCCGGTGAGGAGCCTGGTGAGAGTGGACTTGCCGGAGCCGTTCTCGCCGACGACGGCCAGGATCTCGCCGCGGCGCAGGGTGAGGGAGACGCCGTCGACCGCGGGCTCGTCCTTGCCGGGGTACCGGTACACGACCTCGTCGAGCCGGATCTCGTCCACCTGCTCGGGAATGGCCAGCTCACCGCGTTCGGGGGCTCGCTCGGCGGCGGTGTCCAGGAAGGACCGCATGTCCGCGAGGTAGAGGGAGGTGTGGAACAGGGCGGCGCCGTGGACGACGACCTGGGACAGGGCGGCGAGCGCGGTCTGGACGCCGACCACGGCGGTGGCGGCGACCGGCAGGCCGACGCGGCCGGTGGAGGCGAGCCAGGCGAGCGCCGCCCAGGTGAGCAGGAGGAACAGGCCGCCGAGCGCGGAGGTCGCCAGGGTGATGCGGAGCATGCGCGGTGCCGCGGTCAGGGTGCGCCGGTCGATGCGTTCGGACAGGGCGCGGTACCAGTAGACGAGGTAGCCGGTCATGCCGTTGGCGCGGACCTCGTCGCCGTGGCGGGGGTAGGTGGCCCACCAGCGCATCATGCCGCGGACGTTGCGGTCGCCGACGTTGGCGTAGTGGGTCTCGTAGTCGACCCGGGCGGACAGCACGGCCCCGGCGCCGGCGGGGAGCACGGCGAGGAGCAGCAACGGGAGCATCAGCCAGTGCAGCGCGGTGATCACCCCCGCCGCGGCGATCACGCGGATGAAGGCGGACATGAACCGCTGGGCGTCCTTGACCATCATCGTCGTGCGCGTGACGCCGACCTCGGCGGCTTCCTGCCGGTCCGCGAAGCCGTCCTCGCCGTAGGCGGCGGCCTCGACGCGGCAGACCGCGGAGACCAGCGCGACATCGGCCTCGGTGACCAGGCGGGGGGTGATCCGGCCGTCGGTGTAGGAGGCGAGGGCGCCGCTGATCCGGCCGGCCGCCGCCGCGGCCGTGACGACCGCGAGGGCCGGGAGGGCGGCGTGCAGACGTTCGGTCACGGTGCCGTGGCCGAGGAGGTGCGCCATGGCCTTCGCGGTGAAGCCGAGGACGAGACCGGCCGCCGCGCCGGTGAGGACCTGACACACGAGGAGCAGGACGACCCCGCGCCGGTCGACGGCCCATGCCATGCGCATGGTGTCGCCGAGTACCGACGGAAGCCGGGCGCACATCTTGCGGAAGTCCGCTTCTTCCAGCGGGTTCTTGCCGAATTTCCCTTCGTAGACGAGGACGGCGGGTGGTGGGGGAGGAGGCGTTTGGGAGCTTTGGGCAGAGGCGGCGGTCAGGGGCACCTGCATCCCTCCTTGAGGTCGGCGCCGTGCCTGGACGGTCCGGCGGTGCCCGGCTCAACGAGGGGGAGAGCGAATCGAACACGCTCGATTCCGGTCGCTGCCGAGCCCCGTGATCCGGGGGCGTCGCACGTACGGCAGCGGTGCTGCGGGGCTTCCGGCGTGGCCTTGGGTGGCCGAAACGCCGACGCCTGTTGCAGGTGTGACCGATGGGTTTCGCAGGTCGAGGCCGGGGTCGGGGACGAGGGAACGGGCGAGGCCCGGTCCCGGCCGCCTCGGCCGGTGGGTGCGCCGGAGGCTCCGGCGCACCCACCGCGCACGGGTCGCGCGCGGGGGAGGGGAGGGACGCGTGAGCGGCGGCTCCCGTCAGCCCGCGGTGGAGGGCAGCTCGGCGATGAGCGCCTTGAGCTCGTCGAGCTCCCGCGCGGTCAGGTCGGTGAGCGGGGGGCGGACCGGTCCCGCGCTGTGCCCGGTGGCGGTCATGCCGGCCTTGACGATGCTGACCGCGTAGCCGGCCTGGCGGTTGCGGATCTCGGTGTACGGCAGGACGAAGTCCCGGAGCATGCGGGTGACGGCGTCGTGCCGGCGTTCGCGGACGGCGGCGTAGAAGTCGAGGGCGAACTCCGGCAGGAAGTTGAAGATGGCCGAGGAGTAGGTCGTCACGCCCAGTTGGAGATAGGGCAGGGCGTACGTCTCGGCGGTGGGCAGGCCGCCGATGTAGGTGAGGCGCTCGCCAAGGCGGGCGTGGATCCGGGTCATGGTGTCGATGTCGCCGACGCCGTCCTTGTAGCCGATCAGATTGGGGCAGGTGTCGGCGAGGCGGGCGACCGTGTCGTCGCGGTAGACGGCGTTGGCGCGGCTGTAGATGACGACACCGAGCGAGGTGGAGCGGCAGACGGCCTCGACATGGCGGGCCAGACCCTCCTGCCCGGCTTCGGTGAGGTAGGGCGGGAAGAGCAGGATGCCGTCGGCGCCGGCGCGTTCGGCGGTGGCGGCCAGCTCGATCGCGGTGGCGGTGCCGTAACCGGCCGGGGCCAGGATCGGGGTGCCGTCGGGGGCGCTCTCGGCGGCGGCGGCCACGACGCGTTCGACCTCGGCGGGGGTCAGGGAGAAGAACTCGCCCGTGCCGCCGGCGGCGAAGAGGCCGCCGACGTCGTACTTGGCCAGGCGGACGATGTTCTCCCGGTAGGCGCCCTCGTCG contains the following coding sequences:
- a CDS encoding acyl carrier protein, with translation MPNNAADPDGGVIPDRQPLTAPGASPEPEPVPDPVRLVRQAWENVLCIDTAPLDTGFFDAGGTSMLLVMLADELADLTGRELDVAELFRHDTVLMQAKLLDPGYEPDSRPAPPAAPGRGKLLGAGRRGRGDGAPARPEAQPEGSAAR
- a CDS encoding sugar phosphate isomerase/epimerase family protein codes for the protein MTERHRLGLLVDQAFYGSTYQGRDAWRAAASSGAEWLCIVEEAMDLKPERLLQLRDDADAVGLPICLTACHAFGLSDHRDVVREFNLSRTEAHIDLTRELGGHVMKMLLGEWIWRSMWPEEAQWQILVDSLRRLADHARSRGIQLSVKPEPLDSAFVPDVDALVRLLDDVASPDLKANIDVSHLVVQGVPAAEVGRLPQRVNSVDFSDSNGKYHEHLPPGDGVADLPAFTEQLLTVEAEWIGVEVGPFTDPENAYDKVARSLAETKRLFDAARQARSAGRG
- a CDS encoding ATP-binding protein, whose product is MDESSVRAVGWARSLPMNTGPKAARDWAREHLETLEWTRDTPQTVNDVLLTVSELVTNAHVHAHSTARLVLTWDGQCLHVAVHDDDTTLPTPREPSHDRPGGRGMFLVDALADDWEARSCPTGKSVTACFRPPEAAGDTR
- a CDS encoding hemerythrin domain-containing protein, with translation MSSTDVVELILQDHRRMEDLFRTMRNIEADRAAALEEFADLLIAHASAEEDKVYPALRRYKNVDGDDVDHSVHEHHEANAALLALLEVEDTASEEWEEKLEELVTAVNHHADEEERTLLNDARENVGDDRRAELGRAFREARAQYLKADCGSIENVRKLVAAADD
- a CDS encoding ABC transporter ATP-binding protein produces the protein MQVPLTAASAQSSQTPPPPPPAVLVYEGKFGKNPLEEADFRKMCARLPSVLGDTMRMAWAVDRRGVVLLLVCQVLTGAAAGLVLGFTAKAMAHLLGHGTVTERLHAALPALAVVTAAAAAGRISGALASYTDGRITPRLVTEADVALVSAVCRVEAAAYGEDGFADRQEAAEVGVTRTTMMVKDAQRFMSAFIRVIAAAGVITALHWLMLPLLLLAVLPAGAGAVLSARVDYETHYANVGDRNVRGMMRWWATYPRHGDEVRANGMTGYLVYWYRALSERIDRRTLTAAPRMLRITLATSALGGLFLLLTWAALAWLASTGRVGLPVAATAVVGVQTALAALSQVVVHGAALFHTSLYLADMRSFLDTAAERAPERGELAIPEQVDEIRLDEVVYRYPGKDEPAVDGVSLTLRRGEILAVVGENGSGKSTLTRLLTGILLADKGRVLWDGTDLADADAASVWKRTALVPQNFACWPLRARENITLGQPRTFDDGPVWAAVDAVGMREAIEKLPHRLDTLLARELFGGAELSGGQWQRLACGRALYRRTPLLILDEPTSQMDPRGEHQIFLEIKRIAATRMTIVVTHQLENTRLADRIVVMRHGRIVEQGPYDDLVNAGGLFAELVALAKDR
- the kdgD gene encoding 5-dehydro-4-deoxyglucarate dehydratase — its product is MTSFTPAELGHRIGSGLLSFPVTHFGDDLSFDEGAYRENIVRLAKYDVGGLFAAGGTGEFFSLTPAEVERVVAAAAESAPDGTPILAPAGYGTATAIELAATAERAGADGILLFPPYLTEAGQEGLARHVEAVCRSTSLGVVIYSRANAVYRDDTVARLADTCPNLIGYKDGVGDIDTMTRIHARLGERLTYIGGLPTAETYALPYLQLGVTTYSSAIFNFLPEFALDFYAAVRERRHDAVTRMLRDFVLPYTEIRNRQAGYAVSIVKAGMTATGHSAGPVRPPLTDLTARELDELKALIAELPSTAG